The sequence CGGCCGCCACGCCGGCGCCGGCCAGGCCCGACGCGGCGTCGCTGACGGCCGGACAGATCGGCCCCGACACGCAAAAGCAGTACACCGGCCACCCGGTGAGCCTCGACTTCCAGAACGCGGATCTGCGCTCGGTGCTCCGCACGTTTGCCGAGATCAGCGGGCTCAACATGGTGATCGACCCGACCGTGCAGGGCTCGGTGGACATCGTCCTGACCGACGTGCCCTGGGATCAGGCGCTCGACATCATCCTGCGGGCGAACAATCTCGGCTACACGGTGGACGGGACGATCGTGCGCATCGCGAGGATCGACACGCTGGCCGCCGAGCAGGATCAGCGCAAGAAGCTGCAGCAGGCGCAGGCAGAGGCCGGCCAGACCGTGGTCCGGACCTTCACGCTCAGCTACGCGCGTGCGACCGACGTGCAGCCGCTGCTGACGCGCTCCGCGCTCTCGAGCCGCGGCCAGATCCAGGTGGACGCGCGGACCAACACGCTGATCCTGACCGATCTGCCCGAGCGGCTCGATACGGCCGCAAACCTGATTTCCATCCTCGACCGCGCGGAGCCGCAGGTCGAAGTGGAGGCGCGCGTCGTGCAGACCACGCGCGACTTCGCGCACGCGATCGGCGTGCAGTGGGGCTTCGGCGGGCGGCTGTCTCCCGAGTTCGGCAACACGCTGCCCTTCGCGTTCCCCAACCGCGTGATCGTCGGCGGGCGCGGAGCGGAGCAGGGACCGGCCGACACCCGCGCGCTTCCAACCGACCAGGTGCCGTCAAACTTCAGCGCCCCGGTGACCGGCGAGGGGGCGGCGACGATCGGCGTGCAGCTCGGCGCCGTGAACGGCGCCTTCAACCTGGACCTTGCGCTCTCCGCCCTCGAGCGGAGCGGCAAGGGGCGCGTCCTCTCGACGCCGCGCCTGACGACGCAGAACAACGTGTCGGCGGAGGTCGCGCAAGGCATCCAGATCCCGATCCAGACGGTCGCCAACAACACCGTCACCGTGAGCTTCAAGGACGCGGTGCTGCTGCTGAAGGTGACGCCGCAGATCACGTCGGCGAACACCGTCATCATGCAGATCACGATCGAGAACGCGTCGC is a genomic window of Acidobacteriota bacterium containing:
- the pilQ gene encoding type IV pilus secretin PilQ, producing the protein AATPAPARPDAASLTAGQIGPDTQKQYTGHPVSLDFQNADLRSVLRTFAEISGLNMVIDPTVQGSVDIVLTDVPWDQALDIILRANNLGYTVDGTIVRIARIDTLAAEQDQRKKLQQAQAEAGQTVVRTFTLSYARATDVQPLLTRSALSSRGQIQVDARTNTLILTDLPERLDTAANLISILDRAEPQVEVEARVVQTTRDFAHAIGVQWGFGGRLSPEFGNTLPFAFPNRVIVGGRGAEQGPADTRALPTDQVPSNFSAPVTGEGAATIGVQLGAVNGAFNLDLALSALERSGKGRVLSTPRLTTQNNVSAEVAQGIQIPIQTVANNTVTVSFKDAVLLLKVTPQITSANTVIMQITIENASPDFSRSVNNIPPIDTQRAITQVQVNDGATTVIGGIFVSREQSSNNRVPLLHRIPLLGWLFKRDSVTDESRELLIFITPRILRG